One region of Oryza sativa Japonica Group chromosome 10, ASM3414082v1 genomic DNA includes:
- the LOC4348034 gene encoding uncharacterized protein, with product MGREGGTTTSSRYSSRDRCMGDPDKALHVRQEGSTIGSGELVALGPHQQELKEKITEAISLARQGKFVPVREKDEITVALGTKEHPGRMRGVGSVPWKEGFPDDTHMYRARSRRPTREEEAGRMRLEVAYQVKAQHAVLFPDGVLGRQGQVGDQLVSPGGKRSSCASADNPPPEQHTTHYVVFLGEHMLRCGRHNNTYSVRAPCPSSEQHYSGDCTQCGTSNMCRANNTRCSIACRPLKG from the coding sequence ATGGGAAGAGAAGGTGGAACAACTACATCAAGCAGGTATAGTTCTCGAGACAGATGCATGGGGGACCCGGACAAAGCACTACATGTACGCCAGGAAGGCTCAACTATCGGATCAGGAGAGTTGGTTGCTCTGGGACCTCATCAGCAAGAGCTAAAAGAAAAGATCACTGAGGCCATTTCCCTGGCAAGACAGGGTAAATTTGTGCCAGTAAGAGAGAAAGATGAGATCACAGTGGCACTGGGGACGAAAGAGCACCCTGGACGCATGAGAGGCGTTGGTTCCGTTCCATGGAAGGAAGGGTTCCCGGATGATACACACATGTATCGGGCCCGTTCAAGAAGACCCACGAGAGAAGAGGAGGCCGGACGTATGAGATTAGAGGTGGCCTATCAGGTAAAGGCACAACATGCAGTGTTGTTTCCCGATGGGGTACTAGGACGACAGGGGCAAGTTGGTGACCAACTGGTTAGCCCGGGTGGGAAACGGAGCAGTTGCGCATCCGCGGATAATCCCCCTCCAGAACAGCACACCACGCATTACGTTGTTTTTTTAGGGGAACACATGTTACGTTGTGGACGACATAACAACACATACTCCGTGCGTGCTCCATGTCCCTCTTCAGAGCAACATTACTCAGGAGATTGCACGCAATGTGGCACATCCAATATGTGCAGGGCAAACAATACACGGTGTTCCATTGCCTGCAGACCACTCAAGGGTTGA